Proteins from one Romboutsia sp. CE17 genomic window:
- a CDS encoding site-specific integrase, which yields MSVDLIEDIDIDLIQEEIYDPLEDVELLKEKLYKNNILNAGKFSKGVTNGKFEDDLWVVDEALNNQYRYIDFSELKVLKFKGVNKDDILVIKYWVASKLLDSFDNSKGNASYGSACSKYKDLLSFIKETNNFSDDFIDEKNGLGIKWYFDSMNVKDKTLYEKAYAVLDFVYSVEDYFLQRHDEVGTVYLENIHSYINSLTIERKSRELPRTRDILLLDHYIKKFFYNDDTVKEDDKLLYYPILLWWKITNIIPMRPSEFCTKIPRDCLIKDDDNFYLKIGRIKQRANFKRRLLPVLDRLKITKDIYELIQDYIDKTDIEKYGNSDTLISYRVVELFNVSKGVEKINKDKFSINILDILLKKFYSNIIRNKYEESSIKREVNLGDTRHFAFTSLLLQGIAPPYIAIMGGHRCLSTLDNYTCSTSYYADSEIVKYVNAMMVKSKENIVDNETIMEIVSKMPLKCPKDIDLCIPMYDVGFCMANFSEDGYCCEDETYCFKCSKWWCEPSLSNAKQIIEKVKNEEIKPRRQLYEQNVEFLLNLFENVGLEFVNGDLVVNEDDYRDLKRMALNIRSDIESMASDIAMSSNTKLINNIDGGKDRLYLDSILSTLSDSIE from the coding sequence ATGAGTGTAGATTTGATAGAAGATATAGATATTGATTTAATACAAGAAGAAATATATGACCCACTGGAAGATGTTGAGTTATTGAAGGAAAAACTGTATAAAAACAATATTCTTAATGCTGGTAAATTCTCAAAAGGGGTTACAAACGGAAAATTTGAGGATGATTTATGGGTAGTAGATGAAGCATTGAATAACCAATACCGATACATAGATTTTTCGGAATTAAAAGTGTTGAAATTCAAAGGTGTTAATAAAGATGATATACTAGTTATAAAATACTGGGTAGCTAGCAAACTATTAGATTCTTTTGATAATTCAAAAGGCAATGCTAGCTACGGCAGTGCATGTAGTAAGTATAAGGACTTACTTTCATTTATAAAAGAAACTAATAATTTTAGTGATGATTTTATAGATGAAAAGAATGGATTGGGAATAAAGTGGTATTTTGATAGCATGAATGTCAAAGATAAAACTTTGTACGAAAAAGCATATGCTGTTCTGGATTTTGTATACTCAGTAGAAGACTACTTTTTACAGAGACATGATGAAGTTGGAACTGTGTATCTAGAAAATATTCATAGCTACATAAATAGTTTAACAATCGAAAGAAAATCAAGGGAACTACCTAGAACTAGAGATATACTTCTCTTAGACCATTATATAAAAAAATTTTTCTATAATGACGATACTGTAAAAGAAGATGATAAACTTTTATATTACCCAATTCTTTTATGGTGGAAAATAACTAATATAATACCTATGAGACCTAGTGAGTTTTGCACAAAAATACCTAGAGATTGTTTAATCAAAGATGATGATAATTTTTATCTTAAAATTGGTAGAATAAAGCAAAGAGCTAACTTTAAAAGAAGGTTACTACCTGTGCTCGATAGATTAAAAATAACAAAAGATATATATGAATTAATTCAAGATTATATAGATAAAACTGATATCGAAAAATATGGGAACAGTGATACGCTTATTTCATATAGGGTTGTAGAACTTTTTAATGTTTCAAAAGGAGTGGAAAAAATCAATAAAGATAAATTTTCAATAAACATTCTAGATATTTTACTTAAAAAGTTTTATTCAAATATAATCAGAAATAAGTATGAAGAATCTAGTATAAAAAGAGAGGTGAACCTAGGAGATACTAGACACTTTGCGTTTACATCTTTGCTACTTCAAGGAATAGCTCCGCCATATATAGCTATCATGGGAGGTCATAGATGTTTAAGCACTTTAGATAATTATACCTGTAGCACTAGCTATTATGCAGACAGTGAAATAGTCAAATATGTAAATGCTATGATGGTTAAAAGTAAAGAAAATATCGTAGATAATGAAACTATTATGGAAATAGTATCCAAGATGCCGTTAAAGTGCCCTAAAGATATCGACTTATGTATACCAATGTACGATGTCGGTTTCTGCATGGCTAATTTTTCTGAAGATGGTTACTGTTGCGAAGATGAAACGTACTGTTTTAAGTGTAGTAAATGGTGGTGTGAACCATCATTGAGTAATGCCAAACAAATTATTGAAAAGGTTAAAAATGAAGAGATTAAACCAAGAAGACAACTGTATGAACAAAATGTTGAGTTTCTATTAAATTTATTTGAAAATGTGGGATTAGAATTTGTTAATGGAGACTTAGTTGTAA
- a CDS encoding heavy metal-binding domain-containing protein has protein sequence MLIVTTDTIPGKDIKEVLGLVSDSTVNVNAF, from the coding sequence ATGTTAATAGTAACAACCGATACAATACCTGGTAAAGATATAAAGGAAGTATTAGGTCTCGTTTCAGATAGTACTGTTAATGTGAACGCCTTTTAA
- a CDS encoding GTP pyrophosphokinase produces the protein MGLLEFDFIEESIDMLNSMTSTLELIGYELEKYFEGILDYKEEEYINVKSRVKSESSLREKIIRNRYLKKYNEASSLIHNLSDLIGVRIECRFIEDENKIYRVLRKYFNKSDDKTYYYNKENPNIKLKLCERQPQKQKNGFEIYRIDGMFNYLDRQIKFELQIKSLVNIFWSEIEHKVIYKNNTYLLGDSFLKDMMVSIKNNLTMIDNQLLNIYKNFNTSGIEHSKGKNKELEKLLAKMAHDTFSMKMKDSIGFVVDFKKPCETILNYSFNKNQQEMDESLFGDLMINGLSRINEISKKDIDFNQPILFEKKPVLNDEFCKTLGESIIEKINDEFTWNLFFRILFEIEPYNNKKDFENFMEFIKVRVISKDSIEQIISYYGECGKIIIKEIYLAIARTLIKVDTVEILYDYNLEKINFIIGESISNICRDIEDYEEYLELKDEIINKIEKKIIKLFN, from the coding sequence ATGGGATTGTTAGAATTTGACTTTATAGAAGAATCAATAGATATGCTTAATTCTATGACTTCTACATTAGAATTAATAGGATATGAATTAGAAAAATATTTTGAAGGAATTTTAGATTATAAAGAAGAGGAATATATAAATGTAAAATCTAGAGTTAAATCGGAATCTAGTTTAAGGGAAAAGATTATAAGAAATAGATATTTAAAAAAATATAATGAAGCAAGTAGCCTTATTCATAATTTATCAGATTTGATAGGTGTAAGAATAGAATGTAGGTTTATAGAAGATGAAAATAAAATTTATAGGGTATTAAGAAAATATTTTAATAAAAGTGATGATAAAACGTATTATTATAATAAGGAAAACCCTAATATCAAATTAAAACTTTGTGAAAGGCAACCTCAAAAACAAAAAAATGGATTTGAAATATATAGAATAGATGGAATGTTTAATTACTTGGATAGACAAATTAAATTTGAGTTACAAATAAAATCGCTAGTAAATATATTCTGGAGCGAAATAGAACATAAAGTTATTTATAAAAATAATACATACTTATTAGGAGATAGTTTCTTAAAAGATATGATGGTATCTATAAAAAATAACTTAACTATGATAGATAATCAGTTACTTAATATTTATAAAAATTTTAACACATCGGGAATTGAACATTCTAAAGGAAAAAATAAAGAATTAGAAAAGCTATTAGCTAAAATGGCTCATGATACGTTTTCTATGAAAATGAAAGATAGCATAGGATTTGTTGTAGATTTTAAAAAACCTTGTGAAACAATTTTAAATTACTCTTTCAATAAAAATCAACAAGAAATGGATGAAAGTTTATTTGGAGATTTAATGATTAATGGATTATCTAGAATAAATGAGATATCCAAAAAAGACATAGACTTTAATCAACCTATTCTGTTTGAAAAGAAACCTGTACTAAATGATGAATTTTGTAAAACATTAGGTGAATCAATTATAGAAAAAATAAACGATGAATTTACTTGGAATTTATTTTTTAGAATTTTATTTGAAATAGAACCTTATAATAATAAAAAGGATTTTGAAAACTTCATGGAATTTATTAAAGTTAGAGTTATTTCAAAAGATAGCATAGAGCAAATAATTTCCTATTATGGTGAATGTGGTAAAATTATAATAAAGGAAATATATTTAGCAATAGCGAGGACACTTATTAAAGTTGATACAGTAGAAATATTATATGATTACAACTTAGAAAAAATTAACTTTATAATAGGTGAATCTATTAGTAACATATGTAGAGATATTGAAGACTATGAAGAATATTTAGAATTAAAAGATGAGATTATAAATAAAATTGAAAAAAAGATAATAAAGTTATTTAACTAA
- the recQ gene encoding DNA helicase RecQ: MKIKPLDILSKYYGYTSFRKGQESIINSIINKKDVLAIMPTGGGKSVCYQVPALCLEGITIVISPLISLMKDQVDTLKVMGIDAEFINSSLSTTEYNQILENIELDKYKLLYVAPERLDSMEFINLMKTKNISQIAIDEAHCISSWGHDFRPSYKRIPYFIKSLNIRPIVTAFTATASDEVKYDIMNILDLQKPDVYITGFDRENLSINIVKSSSKNRYLLDYIENHKNESGIIYAATRKEVESIYEGLLKRNYSVSKYHAGLTNEIRKENQEKFINDEIQIMVATNAFGMGIDKFNVRWVIHYNMPQSIENYYQEIGRAGRDGEASECVLLFTPGDVHTQKYLVEVGIDNPERKRIQYKKLQQMVDLVYSNGCYRKSILNYFGDDLEGKCDNCSNCLNEGEVVDKTLDAQKVISCIARMKRSFGATMIIDVLRGSKNKKVIEQKFDSLTTYGIMKNYSAEDLKTFINTLVAHGFLEVVENIGVRGSFPTIKLNEQSMRVIKNEIKVEFKESRVTKSRYVENELYERLVELRSEIARENYIAPYMVFGDSVLKSMSSTYATTKEEMISISGVGEIKYEKYGNKFINIIKEYLLEYGIDKESNTKKLNNNEDGEFLFVNTDIKLYEKLKELRLKYAQKEKTMPYRILSNNTLKEISGRYPKDNIELNDISGIGPVKIDKYGKDILEIVNSYIKENNIDTLWKEKNKLKVVIDGESRKNNEIALDLLNQGKSIEYISEELETSISTILGYIYDYVKEGQLINFKLNLKDFYNNEEKEIILDACRAFGEEKISVIKKNLPDYIKYESIRAVILEKYLEKMGYNV; the protein is encoded by the coding sequence ATGAAGATAAAGCCTTTAGATATACTATCCAAATACTATGGATATACAAGTTTTAGAAAGGGTCAAGAAAGTATCATAAATTCGATAATTAATAAAAAAGATGTGTTAGCTATAATGCCTACAGGTGGAGGAAAGTCTGTTTGTTATCAAGTACCAGCACTTTGTTTAGAGGGGATAACTATAGTTATATCGCCACTAATATCATTAATGAAAGACCAAGTAGACACGTTAAAAGTAATGGGAATAGATGCAGAGTTTATAAATAGTTCACTATCTACTACTGAATATAATCAAATACTAGAAAATATAGAATTAGATAAATATAAATTACTTTATGTTGCTCCAGAAAGACTTGATAGTATGGAGTTTATAAATCTAATGAAAACTAAAAATATAAGTCAAATTGCAATAGATGAAGCACATTGTATTTCTAGCTGGGGACATGACTTTAGACCAAGTTATAAAAGAATACCATACTTTATAAAAAGTTTAAATATAAGACCTATAGTAACGGCATTTACTGCTACAGCTAGTGATGAAGTAAAATATGATATTATGAATATACTTGATTTACAAAAACCAGATGTTTATATAACAGGATTTGATAGGGAAAACTTATCTATAAATATAGTTAAATCTTCTTCAAAAAATAGATACTTATTAGATTACATAGAAAACCATAAAAATGAGAGTGGAATAATATATGCAGCAACTAGAAAAGAAGTAGAAAGTATATATGAAGGGTTACTTAAGAGGAACTATTCAGTTTCTAAATATCATGCTGGATTAACTAATGAAATAAGAAAAGAAAATCAAGAAAAATTTATAAATGATGAAATACAAATAATGGTAGCGACAAATGCATTCGGAATGGGAATTGATAAATTTAATGTTAGATGGGTTATACACTACAACATGCCTCAAAGTATAGAAAACTATTATCAAGAAATAGGTAGAGCTGGAAGAGATGGAGAGGCTAGTGAATGTGTACTTTTGTTTACACCAGGAGATGTACATACTCAGAAATATTTAGTAGAAGTAGGCATAGATAACCCAGAAAGAAAAAGAATTCAATATAAAAAACTTCAGCAAATGGTGGACTTGGTTTATAGCAATGGATGTTATCGAAAAAGTATATTAAATTACTTTGGAGATGATTTAGAAGGTAAATGTGATAATTGTAGTAACTGCTTAAATGAAGGCGAAGTAGTAGATAAAACATTAGATGCTCAGAAGGTTATATCTTGTATAGCTAGAATGAAACGAAGCTTTGGTGCTACTATGATTATTGATGTGCTTAGAGGTTCTAAAAATAAAAAAGTGATAGAACAAAAATTTGATAGTTTAACTACTTATGGTATTATGAAAAATTATTCAGCAGAAGATTTAAAAACTTTTATAAATACACTTGTGGCACATGGATTTTTGGAAGTTGTTGAAAATATAGGAGTAAGAGGTAGTTTCCCAACTATAAAGCTAAATGAACAATCTATGAGAGTAATAAAGAATGAAATAAAAGTTGAATTCAAGGAATCTAGAGTAACTAAGTCTAGATATGTAGAAAATGAATTATATGAAAGATTAGTAGAACTTAGAAGTGAAATAGCTAGAGAAAATTATATAGCACCATATATGGTGTTTGGAGATAGTGTATTAAAATCAATGTCATCAACATATGCAACAACAAAGGAAGAAATGATTAGTATATCTGGGGTTGGAGAAATTAAATATGAAAAATACGGAAATAAATTTATTAATATAATAAAAGAATACTTACTAGAATATGGAATTGATAAGGAATCAAATACAAAAAAATTAAATAATAATGAGGATGGAGAATTTCTATTTGTCAATACAGATATAAAACTATATGAAAAGTTGAAAGAATTAAGATTAAAATATGCGCAAAAAGAGAAAACAATGCCATATAGAATTTTATCAAATAACACTCTTAAAGAAATAAGTGGAAGATATCCTAAAGATAATATAGAATTAAATGATATAAGTGGTATTGGGCCAGTAAAAATAGATAAGTATGGAAAAGATATATTAGAAATAGTTAATTCTTACATAAAAGAAAATAACATAGATACATTATGGAAAGAAAAAAATAAGTTAAAAGTAGTTATAGATGGTGAAAGTAGAAAAAATAATGAAATAGCTTTAGATTTATTAAACCAAGGAAAATCTATTGAGTATATAAGTGAAGAATTAGAAACTTCTATATCAACAATATTAGGATATATATACGATTATGTAAAAGAAGGACAATTAATTAACTTTAAACTAAACTTAAAAGATTTTTATAATAATGAAGAAAAAGAAATTATCTTAGATGCTTGTCGTGCATTTGGAGAAGAAAAGATAAGTGTAATAAAGAAGAATTTACCTGATTATATTAAATATGAAAGTATAAGGGCAGTAATTCTTGAAAAATATTTAGAAAAAATGGGTTATAATGTGTAA
- a CDS encoding alanine/glycine:cation symporter family protein: MELLNELVLRINDFIWTYILIAMLIVLGIYFTAKTNFVQFRYFKEMFRLLGEGSSKDAKKEGKISSFQAFCISTASRVGTGNIAGIALAVVAGGPGAIFWMWLIALIGSASGFVESTLAQIYKVKDGKSYRGGPAYYMEQGLNKKWMGVTFSVLITICFGFVFNAVQANTITAAFNNAFGIDRFILGLVIAGLTALVIFGGANRIAKVSEVIVPVLASLYILVALFIMITNLGEMPNVIKLIFSNALDFRSMSMGTMGGMILIGVKRGLFSNEAGMGSAPNAAATAEVSHPVKQGLIQALGVFVDTLIICSCTAFIVLLYPGYATSSAEGIGLTQEALTYHIGPIGNTFIAVCILLFAFSSIVGNYYYGQSNIEFMNNKKSTMTVFRLAVVAFVLFGSVAQIKIVWNLADVFMGLMAIINLIAIALLGKYAFIALKDYEKQRKAGVKDPIFDPSNIPGLENVSGWNKDDEIIA; the protein is encoded by the coding sequence ATGGAATTATTAAACGAATTAGTTCTGAGAATTAATGACTTTATATGGACCTATATATTAATAGCAATGCTTATTGTATTAGGCATTTATTTTACTGCAAAGACAAATTTTGTACAATTTAGATATTTTAAAGAAATGTTTAGGTTATTAGGAGAGGGATCTTCCAAGGATGCTAAAAAAGAAGGAAAAATATCTTCATTCCAAGCTTTTTGTATAAGTACAGCTTCTAGGGTAGGTACTGGTAATATTGCAGGTATAGCTTTAGCGGTAGTTGCTGGAGGTCCAGGCGCAATATTTTGGATGTGGCTTATAGCTCTTATAGGGTCAGCTTCAGGTTTTGTAGAAAGCACATTAGCTCAAATATACAAAGTTAAGGATGGCAAATCGTATAGAGGCGGACCAGCATATTATATGGAGCAAGGTTTAAATAAAAAGTGGATGGGAGTTACATTCTCAGTACTTATAACAATATGCTTTGGGTTTGTATTCAATGCAGTGCAAGCTAATACAATAACGGCTGCATTTAATAATGCATTTGGTATAGATAGATTCATACTAGGATTAGTAATAGCAGGTTTAACTGCATTAGTAATATTTGGTGGAGCTAATAGGATAGCAAAAGTATCTGAAGTTATAGTTCCAGTTCTTGCAAGTTTATATATATTAGTTGCACTATTTATAATGATTACGAACTTAGGTGAAATGCCAAATGTAATAAAATTAATATTCTCAAATGCTTTAGATTTTAGAAGTATGTCTATGGGTACTATGGGTGGTATGATACTTATAGGAGTTAAGAGAGGTCTATTCTCTAATGAAGCAGGTATGGGTAGTGCTCCTAATGCAGCAGCAACAGCAGAAGTTTCTCATCCTGTAAAGCAAGGTTTAATTCAAGCTCTTGGAGTTTTCGTTGATACATTAATAATATGTTCTTGTACAGCATTTATAGTACTTTTATATCCAGGATATGCAACGAGTTCGGCTGAAGGTATAGGTTTAACACAAGAGGCATTAACGTATCATATAGGGCCTATAGGAAATACATTCATAGCAGTTTGTATACTATTATTTGCATTTAGTTCAATAGTTGGTAACTACTACTATGGTCAATCAAATATAGAATTTATGAATAATAAAAAATCTACAATGACAGTATTTAGATTAGCAGTTGTGGCATTTGTATTATTTGGATCTGTAGCTCAAATAAAAATAGTTTGGAATTTAGCAGATGTATTTATGGGATTAATGGCAATAATAAACTTAATAGCAATAGCATTATTAGGTAAATATGCATTCATTGCATTAAAAGATTATGAAAAGCAAAGAAAAGCAGGTGTAAAAGATCCAATATTTGATCCATCAAATATACCTGGTCTTGAGAATGTTTCAGGATGGAACAAAGATGATGAAATAATAGCTTAA
- a CDS encoding YdbC family protein, producing the protein MANIKYEIVKEIGIISTSSKGWNKELNLISWNDREPKYDLRDWDENHEKMGKGVTFTKEELINLKNLLNSIEI; encoded by the coding sequence ATGGCAAATATTAAATATGAAATAGTAAAAGAAATTGGAATAATATCCACTTCATCTAAGGGATGGAATAAAGAACTTAATTTAATAAGTTGGAATGATAGAGAGCCTAAATATGACCTTAGAGACTGGGATGAAAATCATGAGAAAATGGGTAAAGGCGTAACATTTACAAAAGAGGAATTAATTAATTTGAAAAATTTACTTAATAGTATTGAAATTTAA
- a CDS encoding NifB/NifX family molybdenum-iron cluster-binding protein has protein sequence MKICVPVEVNKGLESKPYGHFGSAPMFVVYDLEKNEITELSNNDLHHEHGKCQPLKALQGNIVDAVIVGGIGQGAIMKLNDMGVKVYKSQGETIKENLDLYKENKLQEFPSNHTCSHDGCGHH, from the coding sequence ATGAAAATTTGTGTTCCAGTAGAAGTTAATAAAGGATTAGAGAGTAAACCATATGGACATTTTGGGTCAGCTCCAATGTTTGTAGTTTATGATTTAGAAAAGAATGAAATAACTGAGTTAAGCAATAATGATTTACATCATGAACATGGAAAATGTCAGCCATTAAAAGCATTACAAGGTAATATTGTAGATGCAGTAATAGTAGGTGGAATTGGACAAGGAGCAATAATGAAATTAAATGATATGGGTGTTAAAGTATATAAATCTCAAGGAGAAACAATAAAGGAAAATTTAGATTTATATAAAGAAAATAAGCTACAAGAATTTCCATCTAATCATACATGTAGCCATGATGGTTGCGGACACCATTAA
- a CDS encoding ArsR/SmtB family transcription factor: MENLSKVFKALSDETRLNILILASKRNICQKGISKFLGISDSAVSQHIKVLKDAGIIKGIKEGYFVFYTVNKDVFEQCLSFINFIKSDSEDYINKFDEIAKMQDFGCKNNCKTIKKCCKRRGF, translated from the coding sequence ATGGAAAATCTAAGTAAAGTATTTAAAGCATTGAGCGACGAAACTAGGCTAAATATTTTAATATTAGCATCTAAAAGGAATATATGCCAAAAAGGCATTTCTAAATTTTTAGGTATATCAGATTCAGCTGTATCACAACATATTAAAGTTCTTAAAGATGCTGGAATTATTAAGGGAATAAAAGAAGGCTACTTTGTTTTTTATACCGTGAATAAAGATGTATTCGAACAGTGTTTATCATTTATCAATTTTATTAAGAGTGATAGTGAAGATTATATTAATAAATTTGATGAAATAGCAAAAATGCAAGATTTTGGTTGCAAAAATAATTGTAAAACAATTAAAAAATGTTGTAAAAGGAGAGGATTTTAG
- a CDS encoding NAD(P)/FAD-dependent oxidoreductase, translated as MRYDIAIVGSGPAGLSAAINAKIRNKNIILFGTSNLSNKIVKAPSIDNYLGFYEISGVDLKDKFLDHIKQLDIEICEKRINNIYSMGDYFALMSGDSMYEATTVILATGVEYGKPIKGEEEFLGRGVGYCATCDAPLYKDKKVAIIGYNKESEEEANFLSEIASKTYFIPMYKNESLMRGSLHLDSSIEVINDRPIQIHGETLVNKVSFKEKQIDVDGVFVIKDSASVKSLVPGLETDGPHVIVDTNMATNIKGCYACGDCAGKPYSYIKSAGQGQIAALNAVSYLDKLKMEAKKLQKQD; from the coding sequence ATGAGATATGATATAGCAATAGTAGGCTCTGGTCCAGCGGGATTATCAGCTGCTATAAATGCAAAGATAAGGAATAAAAATATAATATTATTTGGAACTTCGAATCTAAGTAATAAAATTGTAAAGGCTCCATCAATAGATAACTACTTAGGATTTTATGAAATAAGTGGAGTTGACTTAAAAGATAAGTTTCTTGATCATATAAAACAATTAGATATAGAAATATGTGAAAAAAGAATAAATAATATATATTCTATGGGTGATTATTTTGCACTAATGTCTGGAGACTCTATGTATGAAGCTACAACTGTTATATTAGCAACAGGTGTTGAATACGGTAAGCCTATAAAAGGTGAAGAAGAGTTTTTAGGAAGAGGTGTAGGTTATTGTGCAACATGTGATGCACCTTTATACAAAGATAAAAAAGTTGCAATAATAGGATATAATAAAGAATCAGAAGAAGAAGCAAACTTCTTAAGTGAAATCGCATCAAAAACGTATTTTATACCAATGTATAAAAATGAATCTTTAATGAGAGGCAGTTTACATTTAGATAGCTCTATTGAGGTAATAAATGATAGGCCTATCCAAATTCACGGAGAAACTCTAGTTAATAAAGTTTCATTTAAAGAAAAACAAATTGATGTAGATGGTGTATTCGTGATAAAAGATAGTGCATCAGTAAAATCATTAGTTCCTGGTTTAGAAACAGATGGACCTCATGTTATAGTAGATACTAATATGGCTACTAATATAAAAGGTTGTTATGCTTGTGGAGATTGTGCAGGTAAACCATATTCATATATAAAATCTGCCGGTCAAGGTCAAATAGCAGCTTTAAATGCAGTTTCATATTTAGATAAATTAAAGATGGAAGCTAAAAAACTACAAAAACAAGATTAG
- the trxA gene encoding thioredoxin produces MAKIIKTSEFRSEVEGASGVVVVDFFATWCGPCKMLAPVFEALGTEMDGKAKFYKLDVDQSLEIAQQFSVSTVPTMIIFKDGKVVDKMIGFMPKEQIKAKVESYL; encoded by the coding sequence ATGGCTAAAATAATAAAAACATCAGAATTTAGAAGTGAAGTTGAAGGAGCATCAGGTGTAGTAGTAGTAGACTTTTTTGCAACTTGGTGTGGACCATGCAAAATGTTAGCACCAGTATTTGAAGCACTTGGAACAGAAATGGATGGTAAGGCTAAATTTTATAAATTAGATGTAGATCAAAGTTTAGAAATAGCTCAGCAATTTAGCGTTTCAACAGTACCAACAATGATAATATTCAAAGATGGAAAGGTAGTTGACAAAATGATAGGATTTATGCCTAAAGAACAAATAAAAGCTAAGGTTGAATCTTATTTATAA
- a CDS encoding sensor histidine kinase, which produces MINKNVFTETRKRLIKINLLVVGGFLLIFSSFIFFYFKELTYTNLDTIIEEELESINAQFSRSSIFNPIVLNDPSNMVYVYENGRIRYYTENRYFENFYPNVEGIKKDTFSTWYNNGYTFRVLNLNIGKYTIEIIRNIDSEMSSLKQLLFSLIIGILISLIVAYFIAIYLTRKALSPIETAWSNQAKFIQDASHELRTPIAIVSSKLEGMLRNPSNTISDEVETVADAMRETRRMKKMINDLLSLSKEDYISKINLESINIEELVFNIYNDYEEIAEMQDKGFIVKGELKNKIIVTDKNKLKQLILIFLENAFKYTNANDNVEIILGEKEGFTSISVKDTGIGIKKEDLPHIFDRFFRSELVRNQDIDGSGIGLSIAKMLSVNLKYDVNVDSKLGEYTIFEIKIPKKQISQNKNLI; this is translated from the coding sequence ATGATAAATAAAAATGTATTTACTGAAACCAGAAAAAGATTGATAAAAATAAACTTACTAGTAGTAGGGGGATTTTTATTAATTTTTTCGAGTTTTATATTCTTTTATTTCAAAGAACTTACATATACTAATTTAGATACAATAATAGAAGAAGAGTTAGAATCAATTAATGCACAATTTAGTAGAAGTTCTATTTTTAATCCTATTGTACTTAACGATCCAAGTAATATGGTTTATGTTTATGAAAATGGAAGAATAAGATATTACACTGAAAATAGATATTTTGAAAATTTTTATCCTAATGTAGAAGGTATAAAAAAGGATACTTTTTCTACATGGTATAATAATGGATATACATTTAGAGTTTTAAACTTAAATATTGGAAAATATACAATAGAAATAATTAGAAATATTGATTCAGAAATGAGTTCATTAAAACAATTACTATTTTCATTAATTATAGGGATATTAATATCTTTAATAGTGGCTTATTTTATAGCTATATACTTAACACGTAAAGCATTAAGTCCCATAGAGACTGCTTGGAGTAATCAGGCAAAATTTATTCAAGATGCTTCACATGAACTTAGAACTCCTATTGCAATAGTATCTTCGAAACTAGAAGGTATGCTAAGAAATCCAAGCAACACAATAAGTGATGAAGTAGAAACTGTAGCAGATGCAATGAGAGAAACTAGAAGAATGAAAAAAATGATAAATGATTTATTATCACTAAGTAAAGAAGATTATATATCAAAAATAAATTTAGAAAGTATAAATATAGAAGAATTAGTTTTTAATATATATAATGACTACGAAGAAATTGCAGAGATGCAAGATAAGGGATTTATTGTAAAAGGTGAATTAAAGAATAAAATTATAGTTACAGATAAAAATAAATTAAAGCAATTAATTTTAATATTTTTAGAAAATGCTTTTAAATATACTAATGCAAATGATAATGTAGAGATAATTTTAGGAGAGAAAGAAGGATTTACAAGTATATCAGTTAAAGATACAGGTATAGGAATAAAAAAAGAAGATTTACCTCATATATTTGATAGGTTCTTTAGAAGTGAATTAGTGAGAAATCAAGATATAGATGGATCTGGTATAGGTCTTTCTATTGCTAAAATGTTAAGTGTAAATTTAAAGTATGATGTAAATGTTGATTCAAAATTAGGTGAATATACTATATTTGAAATTAAAATACCTAAAAAGCAAATTAGTCAAAATAAAAATTTGATTTAG